One genomic window of Ziziphus jujuba cultivar Dongzao chromosome 4, ASM3175591v1 includes the following:
- the LOC125421767 gene encoding putative glutamine amidotransferase GAT1_2.1 isoform X1: MLPRVLIVSRRSVRKNKFVDFVGEYHLDLMVGYGAVPVIIPRVSGVHRLLDSFEPIHGVFLCEGEDIDPSLYENEVSGLSAEELEEIRRLHASYTAIDKEKDSIELRLAKLCLERNIPYLGICRGSQILNVACGGSLYFDVEKELSKSCSVGQKVKHIDYDNYDSHRHVVKVVENTPLHIWFKDFLEGGKMVIWVNSYHHQGVKRLAERFVPMAFAPDGLVEGFYDPDAYNPEEGKFMMGLQFHPERMRKPDSEEFDYPGCPSAYQEFVKAAIAYQKKLNSSKSVPKALKLDQEMEKRKKIIRSFSLAKNIYATGRGTHLVKESELEVGAD; encoded by the exons ATGCTTCCTCGCGTTCTCATAGTCTCTAGGCGTAGTGTTCGCAAGAACAAGTTCGTAGATTTCGTGG GCGAATATCATCTCGATCTTATGGTGGGTTATGGTGCAGTACCAGTTATTATACCCAGAGTTTCAGGTGTCCATAGGTTATTGGACAGCTTCGAACCCATTCATGGAGTTTTTCTCTGTGAAGGAGAAGATATCGATCCTTCTCTTTACGAAAACGAAGTTTCAGGTCTTTCAGCGGAAGAGCTAGAAGAAATCAGGAGACTTCACGCGAGCTATACCGCAATCGACAAAGAAAAGGACTCGATCGAATTGAGGCTTGCAAAGCTCTGCCTCGAAAGGAACATACCCTATCTGGGAATTTGCAGAGGCTCTCAGATTTTGAATGTTGCATGTGGTGGTTCACTTTATTTCGACGTTGAGAAAGAGCTCTCCAAGAGTTGCTCAGTTggacaaaaagtcaaacacATTGATTACGATAATTATGATAGTCATAGACATGTTGTGAAGGTGGTGGAAAATACTCCTTTGCATATTTGGTTTAAGGATTTTTTGGAAGGAGGAAAAATGGTGATTTGGGTTAATAGTTATCATCATCAAGGAGTTAAAAGATTGGCAGAGAGATTTGTTCCAATGGCTTTCGCTCCTGATGGTTTAGTTGAAGGTTTTTATGATCCTGATGCTTATAATCCTGAAGAGGGTAAGTTTATGATGGGGTTGCAGTTTCATCCTGAGAGAATGAGGAAGCCTGATTCTGAGGAATTTGATTATCCTGGTTGCCCATCTGCTTATCAG GAATTTGTGAAGGCAGCCATTGCTTATCAGAAGAAGCTAAACAGCTCCAAATCAGTACCAAAAGCTTTGAAGCTTGATCAAGAAAtggagaagaggaagaaaattaTAAGAAGTTTCTCACTTGCTAAGAATATTTACGCTACTGGTCGAGGCACACATCTAGTTAAAGAATCTGAGCTCGAAGTAGGAGCAGATTGA
- the LOC125421767 gene encoding putative glutamine amidotransferase GAT1_2.1 isoform X2, protein MVGYGAVPVIIPRVSGVHRLLDSFEPIHGVFLCEGEDIDPSLYENEVSGLSAEELEEIRRLHASYTAIDKEKDSIELRLAKLCLERNIPYLGICRGSQILNVACGGSLYFDVEKELSKSCSVGQKVKHIDYDNYDSHRHVVKVVENTPLHIWFKDFLEGGKMVIWVNSYHHQGVKRLAERFVPMAFAPDGLVEGFYDPDAYNPEEGKFMMGLQFHPERMRKPDSEEFDYPGCPSAYQEFVKAAIAYQKKLNSSKSVPKALKLDQEMEKRKKIIRSFSLAKNIYATGRGTHLVKESELEVGAD, encoded by the exons ATGGTGGGTTATGGTGCAGTACCAGTTATTATACCCAGAGTTTCAGGTGTCCATAGGTTATTGGACAGCTTCGAACCCATTCATGGAGTTTTTCTCTGTGAAGGAGAAGATATCGATCCTTCTCTTTACGAAAACGAAGTTTCAGGTCTTTCAGCGGAAGAGCTAGAAGAAATCAGGAGACTTCACGCGAGCTATACCGCAATCGACAAAGAAAAGGACTCGATCGAATTGAGGCTTGCAAAGCTCTGCCTCGAAAGGAACATACCCTATCTGGGAATTTGCAGAGGCTCTCAGATTTTGAATGTTGCATGTGGTGGTTCACTTTATTTCGACGTTGAGAAAGAGCTCTCCAAGAGTTGCTCAGTTggacaaaaagtcaaacacATTGATTACGATAATTATGATAGTCATAGACATGTTGTGAAGGTGGTGGAAAATACTCCTTTGCATATTTGGTTTAAGGATTTTTTGGAAGGAGGAAAAATGGTGATTTGGGTTAATAGTTATCATCATCAAGGAGTTAAAAGATTGGCAGAGAGATTTGTTCCAATGGCTTTCGCTCCTGATGGTTTAGTTGAAGGTTTTTATGATCCTGATGCTTATAATCCTGAAGAGGGTAAGTTTATGATGGGGTTGCAGTTTCATCCTGAGAGAATGAGGAAGCCTGATTCTGAGGAATTTGATTATCCTGGTTGCCCATCTGCTTATCAG GAATTTGTGAAGGCAGCCATTGCTTATCAGAAGAAGCTAAACAGCTCCAAATCAGTACCAAAAGCTTTGAAGCTTGATCAAGAAAtggagaagaggaagaaaattaTAAGAAGTTTCTCACTTGCTAAGAATATTTACGCTACTGGTCGAGGCACACATCTAGTTAAAGAATCTGAGCTCGAAGTAGGAGCAGATTGA